From the Musa acuminata AAA Group cultivar baxijiao chromosome BXJ3-7, Cavendish_Baxijiao_AAA, whole genome shotgun sequence genome, one window contains:
- the LOC135584952 gene encoding probable serine/threonine-protein kinase WNK5 isoform X2 translates to MIETRHRSRAGGSLDVFRGYVETDPTGRYGRFDEVLGRGAMKTVYKAFDELNGTEVAWNQAKLCSMLRSPEALQRMYSEVHLLSSLHHESIIRFHASWIDVENRTFNFITEMFASGTLREYRRRYPHVNIGAIKSWARQILHGLAYLHRHDPPVIHRDIKCDNILINGHLGHVKISDFGLAAILRGSQHTVIGTPEFMAPEIYEEEYNELVDIYSFGMCVLEMLTSEYPYSECYNPAQIYKKVTSGRLPDAFYRIQDPEAKRFVGRCLEDVSKRPSAEELLLDPFLALGDHTVPADAVNGIRSQDQDGLHSMEFHDANSTVWRTDMTITGKMNPEDDTIFLRVQIADAEGHVRNIHFPFDIVCDTPIDVANEMVKELEITDREPSEIAEMIAQEITALVPDWKATSAPNSVFRVYNYEDDAEDGCNHPFYNLSSSASSQGSVFGTGHRLGMLDQQQHPHQEEWFQGDPHSDEDAVSYTQSGRYSAMNYYSSRDEQESKVSFHGSHKSTKLGEDAALADEFCKQCNILPERSRKPVGGQRLTRNRSMVDMRSQLLHRNLVEQLKKRLFKTVGAVENIGFQTPCDGPHKPSSSSPADRRKQRAIRPCMN, encoded by the exons ATGATCGAGACACGGCACCGAAGTCGCGCCGGCGGGTCTCTCGACGTGTTCCGTGGCTACGTGGAGACCGATCCCACCGGTCGTTATGGACGT TTCGATGAAGTGCTTGGTAGAGGAGCCATGAAGACAGT ATACAAGGCGTTCGATGAGCTAAATGGTACCGAGGTAGCATGGAACCAAGCTAAGCTGTGCAGCATGCTGCGATCGCCGGAAGCGCTACAGCGGATGTACTCGGAGGTCCACCTCCTCAGCTCCCTCCACCATGAGTCCATCATCAGATTCCACGCATCATGGATCGACGTCGAGAACAGGACTTTCAACTTCATCACTGAGATGTTCGCTTCCGGTACCCTCCGAGA GTATCGGCGGAGGTATCCGCATGTGAACATCGGAGCCATCAAGAGCTGGGCTCGACAAATCCTGCACGGTCTCGCATACCTGCACCGTCACGATCCGCCGGTGATACACAGGGACATCAAGTGTGACAACATTTTGATCAATGGCCATCTCGGGCACGTCAAGATCAGTGATTTTGGACTGGCAGCCATCCTCCGGGGCTCACAACACACTGTTATAG GGACACCAGAGTTCATGGCACCAGAGATTTACGAAGAAGAGTACAATGAGCTTGTAGATATCTACTCCTTCGGCATGTGCGTGCTCGAGATGCTTACTTCGGAATACCCCTACAGCGAGTGCTACAATCCAGCTCAAATCTACAAGAAAGTTACTTCG GGACGGCTGCCTGATGCATTCTATCGCATCCAAGATCCCGAGGCCAAGCGATTCGTCGGTAGATGTCTGGAAGATGTATCAAAGAGACCGTCGGCAGAGGAACTTCTTCTTGATCCTTTTCTCGCATTAGGTGATCACACTGTTCCTGCTGATGCAGTTAATGGGATCAGATCGCAAGACCAAGATGGCTTGCACTCGATGGAGTTTCACGATGCTAATAGCACGGTGTGGAGAACCGACATGACCATCACAGGGAAGATGAACCCGGAGGACGATACGATCTTCCTCAGAGTTCAAATTGCCGACGCAGAAG GACATGTGAGGAACATTCACTTCCCCTTCGACATCGTTTGCGATACGCCGATCGATGTGGCGAACGAGATGGTGAAGGAGCTGGAGATAACGGATCGAGAGCCATCGGAGATAGCAGAAATGATAGCTCAGGAGATCACGGCTCTGGTGCCGGATTGGAAGGCGACAAGTGCACCCAACTCTGTCTTTCGTGTCTACAACTACGAAGATGATGCCGAGGACGGTTGCAATCACCCCTTCTACAACctctcctcctctgcttcctcCCAAGGATCAGTCTTCGGAACAGGGCATCGCCTGGGTATGCTCGATCAGCAGCAGCATCCTCACCAGGAAGAGTGGTTTCAAG GTGACCCGCATTCCGATGAAGATGCCGTGAGCTACACGCAGTCAGGCAGGTATTCCGCCATGAACTACTACTCCTCGAGAGACGAGCAAGAAAGCAAAGTGAGCTTCCACGGCAGCCACAAGTCGACAAAGCTCGGAGAAGATGCCGCATTGGCCGATGAGTTTTGCAAGCAGTGCAACATATTGCCGGAGCGCTCGAGGAAGCCGGTCGGTGGCCAGCGGCTGACGAGGAACCGATCGATGGTGGACATGCGAAGTCAGCTGCTGCATCGGAATCTGGTGGAGCAGCTGAAGAAGCGCCTGTTCAAGACCGTAGGAGCAGTCGAGAACATCGGGTTTCAAACGCCCTGTGATGGCCCTCACAAGCCTTCCTCGTCCTCTCCAGCCGATCGCAGGAAGCAGAGGGCAATAAGGCCATGCATGAACTGA
- the LOC135584952 gene encoding probable serine/threonine-protein kinase WNK5 isoform X1 — protein sequence MIETRHRSRAGGSLDVFRGYVETDPTGRYGRNPHILLFHLQWQFDEVLGRGAMKTVYKAFDELNGTEVAWNQAKLCSMLRSPEALQRMYSEVHLLSSLHHESIIRFHASWIDVENRTFNFITEMFASGTLREYRRRYPHVNIGAIKSWARQILHGLAYLHRHDPPVIHRDIKCDNILINGHLGHVKISDFGLAAILRGSQHTVIGTPEFMAPEIYEEEYNELVDIYSFGMCVLEMLTSEYPYSECYNPAQIYKKVTSGRLPDAFYRIQDPEAKRFVGRCLEDVSKRPSAEELLLDPFLALGDHTVPADAVNGIRSQDQDGLHSMEFHDANSTVWRTDMTITGKMNPEDDTIFLRVQIADAEGHVRNIHFPFDIVCDTPIDVANEMVKELEITDREPSEIAEMIAQEITALVPDWKATSAPNSVFRVYNYEDDAEDGCNHPFYNLSSSASSQGSVFGTGHRLGMLDQQQHPHQEEWFQGDPHSDEDAVSYTQSGRYSAMNYYSSRDEQESKVSFHGSHKSTKLGEDAALADEFCKQCNILPERSRKPVGGQRLTRNRSMVDMRSQLLHRNLVEQLKKRLFKTVGAVENIGFQTPCDGPHKPSSSSPADRRKQRAIRPCMN from the exons ATGATCGAGACACGGCACCGAAGTCGCGCCGGCGGGTCTCTCGACGTGTTCCGTGGCTACGTGGAGACCGATCCCACCGGTCGTTATGGACGT AATCCTCACATTCTGCTGTTTCATCTGCAATGGCAGTTCGATGAAGTGCTTGGTAGAGGAGCCATGAAGACAGT ATACAAGGCGTTCGATGAGCTAAATGGTACCGAGGTAGCATGGAACCAAGCTAAGCTGTGCAGCATGCTGCGATCGCCGGAAGCGCTACAGCGGATGTACTCGGAGGTCCACCTCCTCAGCTCCCTCCACCATGAGTCCATCATCAGATTCCACGCATCATGGATCGACGTCGAGAACAGGACTTTCAACTTCATCACTGAGATGTTCGCTTCCGGTACCCTCCGAGA GTATCGGCGGAGGTATCCGCATGTGAACATCGGAGCCATCAAGAGCTGGGCTCGACAAATCCTGCACGGTCTCGCATACCTGCACCGTCACGATCCGCCGGTGATACACAGGGACATCAAGTGTGACAACATTTTGATCAATGGCCATCTCGGGCACGTCAAGATCAGTGATTTTGGACTGGCAGCCATCCTCCGGGGCTCACAACACACTGTTATAG GGACACCAGAGTTCATGGCACCAGAGATTTACGAAGAAGAGTACAATGAGCTTGTAGATATCTACTCCTTCGGCATGTGCGTGCTCGAGATGCTTACTTCGGAATACCCCTACAGCGAGTGCTACAATCCAGCTCAAATCTACAAGAAAGTTACTTCG GGACGGCTGCCTGATGCATTCTATCGCATCCAAGATCCCGAGGCCAAGCGATTCGTCGGTAGATGTCTGGAAGATGTATCAAAGAGACCGTCGGCAGAGGAACTTCTTCTTGATCCTTTTCTCGCATTAGGTGATCACACTGTTCCTGCTGATGCAGTTAATGGGATCAGATCGCAAGACCAAGATGGCTTGCACTCGATGGAGTTTCACGATGCTAATAGCACGGTGTGGAGAACCGACATGACCATCACAGGGAAGATGAACCCGGAGGACGATACGATCTTCCTCAGAGTTCAAATTGCCGACGCAGAAG GACATGTGAGGAACATTCACTTCCCCTTCGACATCGTTTGCGATACGCCGATCGATGTGGCGAACGAGATGGTGAAGGAGCTGGAGATAACGGATCGAGAGCCATCGGAGATAGCAGAAATGATAGCTCAGGAGATCACGGCTCTGGTGCCGGATTGGAAGGCGACAAGTGCACCCAACTCTGTCTTTCGTGTCTACAACTACGAAGATGATGCCGAGGACGGTTGCAATCACCCCTTCTACAACctctcctcctctgcttcctcCCAAGGATCAGTCTTCGGAACAGGGCATCGCCTGGGTATGCTCGATCAGCAGCAGCATCCTCACCAGGAAGAGTGGTTTCAAG GTGACCCGCATTCCGATGAAGATGCCGTGAGCTACACGCAGTCAGGCAGGTATTCCGCCATGAACTACTACTCCTCGAGAGACGAGCAAGAAAGCAAAGTGAGCTTCCACGGCAGCCACAAGTCGACAAAGCTCGGAGAAGATGCCGCATTGGCCGATGAGTTTTGCAAGCAGTGCAACATATTGCCGGAGCGCTCGAGGAAGCCGGTCGGTGGCCAGCGGCTGACGAGGAACCGATCGATGGTGGACATGCGAAGTCAGCTGCTGCATCGGAATCTGGTGGAGCAGCTGAAGAAGCGCCTGTTCAAGACCGTAGGAGCAGTCGAGAACATCGGGTTTCAAACGCCCTGTGATGGCCCTCACAAGCCTTCCTCGTCCTCTCCAGCCGATCGCAGGAAGCAGAGGGCAATAAGGCCATGCATGAACTGA